In a single window of the Candidatus Caccoplasma merdavium genome:
- a CDS encoding 2,3-bisphosphoglycerate-independent phosphoglycerate mutase: MNKKAFLLILDGWGIGDRAKDDVIYNTPTPHWDKLLATYPHSQLQASGENVGLPDGQMGNSEVGHLNIGAGRIVYQDLVKINRACADKSIFSNPEIVKAFTYARDNGKQVHLMGLVSDGGVHSSLDHLFVLCDIAAEYGIDKTFVHCFMDGRDTDPHSGKGFIQALEGRLASLGRGAIASIVGRYYAMDRDKRWERVKEAYDLLVSGKGTPATDMVAAMQASYDEGVTDEFVKPIVHVDAAGKPLSVIEAGDVVIFFNYRNDRAKELTIVLTQQDMPEAGMHTLPLYYCCMTPYDAKFTGLHILFDKENVENTLGEIVSKAGRKQLRIAETEKYAHVTFFFSGGREKEFDGEERILIPSPKVATYDLKPEMSVYEVKDALNTALASGKYDLVVCNFANGDMVGHTGVYAAIEKAVKAVDECVGSVIDTAVANGYEAIIIADHGNADHALNADGTPNTAHSLNPVPFVYVTANKQARVENGILADVAPSICHIMGIDLPAQMTGKCLIND, encoded by the coding sequence ATGAACAAAAAAGCATTCCTCTTGATTCTCGACGGCTGGGGCATAGGCGACCGGGCCAAAGACGATGTGATTTATAACACGCCCACTCCCCATTGGGACAAGTTGCTGGCAACCTATCCCCATTCGCAACTGCAAGCCTCGGGCGAAAACGTCGGTCTGCCCGACGGCCAGATGGGCAATTCCGAGGTGGGACACCTCAACATCGGTGCCGGTCGCATCGTGTATCAAGACTTGGTGAAGATAAACCGTGCTTGCGCCGACAAGTCGATATTCTCCAATCCCGAAATCGTAAAAGCCTTCACTTATGCCCGTGACAACGGCAAACAGGTGCATTTGATGGGGCTCGTTTCCGACGGTGGCGTGCACAGCTCGCTCGACCATCTTTTTGTCCTGTGCGACATTGCCGCCGAATATGGCATCGACAAGACCTTCGTGCACTGCTTCATGGACGGCCGTGATACCGACCCCCACAGCGGAAAGGGCTTTATTCAGGCTCTCGAAGGGCGCCTCGCCTCGTTGGGCAGAGGGGCCATCGCCTCGATTGTGGGTCGATACTATGCCATGGACCGCGACAAACGTTGGGAGCGTGTGAAAGAGGCTTATGACCTGCTCGTGTCGGGCAAAGGCACTCCCGCCACCGACATGGTGGCTGCCATGCAGGCTTCCTATGACGAAGGGGTGACCGATGAGTTTGTAAAACCCATCGTCCACGTCGATGCGGCCGGCAAGCCGCTCTCGGTCATCGAAGCCGGCGATGTGGTCATCTTCTTCAACTACCGCAACGACCGCGCCAAGGAACTCACCATCGTGCTCACCCAGCAGGATATGCCCGAGGCCGGCATGCACACCTTGCCGCTTTACTATTGCTGCATGACCCCCTACGATGCCAAGTTCACCGGATTGCATATCCTCTTCGACAAGGAAAATGTAGAAAACACACTGGGAGAGATTGTCTCCAAGGCCGGCCGGAAACAGCTGCGCATTGCCGAGACCGAGAAATACGCACATGTTACCTTCTTCTTTTCGGGCGGCCGTGAAAAAGAGTTCGACGGAGAAGAGCGCATACTCATTCCCTCGCCCAAAGTGGCCACCTATGACCTGAAACCCGAGATGAGTGTCTATGAGGTAAAAGATGCCCTCAATACGGCTTTGGCATCGGGCAAGTACGACTTGGTTGTATGCAACTTCGCCAATGGCGACATGGTGGGCCACACCGGGGTGTACGCTGCTATCGAGAAAGCCGTGAAGGCGGTCGACGAGTGTGTGGGTTCGGTTATCGATACCGCCGTTGCCAACGGTTATGAAGCCATCATCATTGCCGACCACGGAAATGCCGACCATGCCCTCAATGCCGACGGGACGCCCAATACGGCGCACTCGCTCAATCCCGTGCCTTTCGTATATGTGACGGCCAACAAGCAGGCTCGCGTCGAGAATGGAATCCTGGCCGATGTAGCTCCCTCGATATGCCACATCATGGGTATCGACCTGCCGGCCCAAATGACGGGAAAATGCCTGATAAACGATTAG
- the panB gene encoding 3-methyl-2-oxobutanoate hydroxymethyltransferase, with product MSTYTEDTRKVTTRRLSEMKERGEKIAMLTAYDYSMATLIDRAGMDVILVGDSASNVMAGNVTTLPMTLDQMIYHGQSVVRAVKRALVVVDMPFGSYQGNSKEALASAIRIMKETGADAVKLEGGEEIKESIVRILSAGIPIMGHLGLTPQSINKFGTYAVRAKEEAEAQQLIKDAHLLEELGCFSIVLEKIPAQLAARVAQEVNVPIIGIGAGGGVDGQVLVMHDMLGINKDFSPRFLRRYANLHGVITDAVSQYISDVKSKDFPNESEQY from the coding sequence ATGTCAACTTATACCGAAGATACCCGCAAAGTAACCACACGCCGCCTCTCCGAGATGAAAGAACGCGGCGAAAAGATAGCCATGCTCACCGCCTATGACTACTCCATGGCCACCCTCATCGACCGCGCCGGCATGGACGTCATTCTCGTAGGCGACTCCGCCTCGAACGTCATGGCCGGCAATGTGACCACACTGCCCATGACCCTCGACCAGATGATATATCACGGACAGTCGGTCGTGCGTGCCGTAAAACGCGCGCTGGTTGTTGTCGACATGCCCTTCGGCTCCTATCAAGGAAACTCCAAGGAGGCTTTGGCATCGGCCATACGCATCATGAAAGAGACCGGCGCCGACGCCGTGAAACTCGAAGGCGGAGAAGAAATCAAAGAATCAATCGTCCGCATTCTCAGTGCCGGCATTCCCATCATGGGACACCTCGGGCTCACCCCGCAATCAATCAACAAATTCGGCACCTACGCCGTACGCGCCAAAGAAGAGGCCGAGGCCCAACAACTCATCAAAGATGCCCACCTGCTCGAAGAGCTGGGCTGCTTCTCCATCGTACTCGAAAAGATACCTGCCCAACTGGCCGCCCGCGTCGCCCAGGAAGTGAACGTGCCCATCATCGGCATCGGAGCCGGCGGCGGTGTCGACGGACAGGTACTGGTCATGCACGACATGCTGGGCATCAACAAAGATTTCTCGCCCCGCTTCCTGCGCCGTTATGCCAACTTGCATGGCGTCATCACCGATGCCGTGTCGCAATACATCTCCGACGTCAAATCGAAAGATTTCCCCAACGAATCGGAACAATATTGA
- a CDS encoding DUF3109 family protein, with product MLQIGDVLVSLDVIEREFICNLAACRGACCIEGDAGAPITEEEHARLKELLPQVWNDLTPAAREVIRAQGVAYIDEEGDLVTSIVGGKDCVFTCYGDDGMCMCAIEKACREGRISFYKPLSCHLYPVRVTRYPSFTAVNYHRWKICKAAEVLGRKEGVKVYRFLREPLIRCFGQEWYDELDGAARAYLQQKEQDGV from the coding sequence ATGTTGCAGATAGGCGATGTGCTTGTCAGTCTCGATGTCATCGAGCGGGAATTTATATGTAACCTCGCGGCGTGTCGCGGCGCCTGCTGCATCGAAGGCGATGCCGGCGCCCCGATTACCGAGGAGGAACATGCCCGTCTCAAAGAGCTGCTCCCGCAGGTGTGGAACGACCTGACTCCCGCTGCCCGGGAGGTGATACGCGCCCAAGGGGTGGCCTATATCGACGAAGAGGGCGACTTGGTCACTTCGATTGTCGGTGGCAAGGACTGTGTCTTTACCTGCTATGGCGACGATGGCATGTGCATGTGCGCCATCGAGAAGGCTTGTCGCGAGGGGCGCATCTCGTTCTACAAGCCGCTCTCGTGCCACCTCTATCCGGTGCGCGTCACCCGCTATCCGTCGTTTACGGCGGTGAACTATCACCGTTGGAAAATATGCAAGGCGGCCGAGGTGCTGGGACGCAAGGAAGGCGTGAAGGTATATCGTTTCTTGCGTGAGCCGTTGATTCGCTGTTTCGGCCAAGAGTGGTATGACGAACTCGACGGAGCGGCCCGGGCTTATTTGCAACAGAAGGAACAGGACGGGGTGTAG
- a CDS encoding AMP-binding protein yields MIDENFIKIYEKSFKENWSLPALTDYNSRETFTYGDMARQIARIHLLLRHCQIRRGDKIALIGRNTPRWVMAFFASVTYGAIIVPILQDFNPNDVHHIINHSDAVLLFSGSLAWEHIEMEKLSQVRGVISLDDYSCLDQRDGEDIMQYLADIDQHFEETYPNGFTANDIKYAELDNDKVCLINYTSGTTGFSKGVMLTGNNLAGNTCFGMQSKLHYKGSKCLSFLPLAHAYGCAFDLLTPLAVGTHVTLLGKIPSPKILLKALEEVKPNLIICVPLILEKIYRKQILPLLNKRTMRWALSLPVIDSRIYGQVCKKLVDAFGGRFEQVIVGGAPLNAEVEAFLHKINFPFTVGYGMTECAPLISYTHWKEFVPRSSGRILPGIMEVKIDSSDPQLIPGEICVRGENVMKGYYKNEEATEKVLVDGWLHTGDMGTVGEDGTIFIKGRYKTMILGANGQNIYPEEIESKLNNMPFVMESLVIEKEGKLVALVYPDFEAIDTYGLTNDDLPVAMEEVRRNLNKEVAPYENIAHIYIYQSEFEKTPKRSIKRYLYTNFTPLPNQQ; encoded by the coding sequence ATGATTGACGAGAATTTCATTAAAATCTACGAGAAGAGTTTCAAAGAGAATTGGTCGTTGCCGGCATTGACCGACTATAACAGCCGAGAGACATTTACCTATGGCGACATGGCCCGCCAGATTGCGCGCATTCATTTGTTGCTGCGTCATTGCCAGATACGCCGTGGAGACAAGATTGCTCTTATCGGCCGCAATACCCCACGGTGGGTGATGGCCTTCTTTGCCTCGGTGACCTATGGAGCCATTATCGTTCCCATCTTGCAGGATTTCAATCCCAACGATGTGCATCACATCATCAATCACTCCGATGCCGTGCTCCTCTTTTCGGGAAGTCTCGCCTGGGAACACATCGAGATGGAAAAGCTCAGCCAGGTAAGGGGCGTTATTTCGCTCGATGATTACAGTTGCCTCGACCAGCGCGACGGTGAGGACATCATGCAATATCTTGCCGACATCGACCAACATTTCGAGGAGACTTATCCCAATGGATTTACAGCGAATGATATTAAATATGCCGAGCTCGATAACGACAAGGTGTGCCTCATCAATTATACCTCGGGCACGACGGGATTCAGCAAGGGCGTGATGCTCACGGGTAACAATCTGGCCGGGAACACCTGCTTCGGAATGCAGTCGAAGCTGCATTACAAAGGAAGCAAATGCTTGTCGTTCCTGCCGTTGGCTCATGCCTATGGCTGTGCTTTCGACTTGCTCACCCCGCTGGCCGTAGGTACGCATGTCACTCTGTTGGGAAAGATACCTTCCCCCAAAATCCTGCTCAAAGCTCTCGAAGAGGTGAAGCCCAACCTGATTATCTGCGTGCCACTGATTCTCGAAAAAATCTACCGCAAACAGATATTGCCGCTGCTCAACAAGCGTACGATGCGCTGGGCGCTTTCGCTCCCGGTCATCGACAGCCGCATCTACGGGCAGGTGTGCAAGAAACTGGTCGATGCCTTCGGCGGCCGTTTCGAACAGGTCATCGTGGGAGGCGCCCCGCTCAATGCCGAGGTCGAGGCTTTCCTGCATAAAATCAATTTCCCCTTCACCGTGGGGTATGGCATGACCGAGTGTGCCCCGCTTATCAGTTACACGCATTGGAAGGAGTTCGTGCCCCGTTCGTCGGGGAGAATCTTGCCGGGCATCATGGAGGTGAAAATCGATTCGTCCGACCCGCAACTCATTCCCGGAGAAATCTGTGTGCGGGGCGAGAACGTGATGAAAGGTTATTACAAAAACGAAGAGGCCACCGAAAAAGTTCTTGTCGACGGTTGGCTCCACACCGGCGACATGGGTACCGTGGGAGAAGACGGAACCATTTTCATCAAAGGACGTTATAAAACCATGATACTCGGTGCCAACGGACAGAATATCTATCCCGAGGAAATCGAGTCGAAACTCAATAACATGCCGTTTGTCATGGAGAGCCTCGTCATCGAGAAGGAGGGCAAGCTCGTGGCGCTTGTATATCCCGATTTCGAAGCCATCGATACCTACGGGCTCACCAACGACGACCTCCCCGTAGCTATGGAAGAGGTGCGGCGCAATCTCAACAAGGAGGTGGCTCCGTATGAAAACATCGCCCATATCTACATCTACCAGTCGGAGTTTGAAAAAACCCCCAAGCGCAGCATCAAACGCTACCTTTACACCAATTTCACTCCGCTGCCCAACCAACAATAG
- a CDS encoding murein L,D-transpeptidase catalytic domain family protein: MNWLLAQWRIVLGVGVLFFLGVVVCVAIGRSEPADLGDRAEEALAYCKKYGYSRDYCVLVDYGRHSGKPRFFLWDFKRGEVVAKSLCAHGYGKGSTAGNPVFSNEYGSFCSSLGHYRIGGEKTMSKPRGRKALVLYGKDKSNSNALRRGILIHPVYLPTFSIYPFMIPVKVHDLGLYKIRPYSEGCVTIPFETYKTVAKVIKAQSKPVMMWVYE; the protein is encoded by the coding sequence ATGAATTGGCTGCTGGCACAGTGGCGTATTGTCTTGGGCGTGGGCGTCCTCTTTTTCCTGGGCGTTGTCGTCTGTGTGGCGATAGGCCGTTCAGAGCCGGCCGACCTCGGTGATAGGGCCGAGGAGGCGCTGGCCTATTGCAAGAAATACGGTTACAGTCGCGATTATTGCGTGCTGGTCGATTATGGCCGCCATTCGGGAAAGCCCCGTTTCTTCCTTTGGGATTTCAAGCGGGGAGAGGTGGTCGCCAAGAGCCTTTGTGCGCACGGGTACGGGAAAGGAAGTACGGCCGGCAATCCGGTGTTCAGCAACGAGTACGGCAGTTTCTGCTCCTCTTTGGGCCATTACAGGATTGGCGGGGAGAAGACCATGTCGAAGCCTCGGGGGCGAAAGGCTCTTGTCCTCTACGGGAAAGACAAGAGCAACAGCAACGCCCTGCGCCGCGGCATATTGATACACCCGGTGTATCTGCCCACCTTCTCGATTTATCCCTTCATGATACCGGTCAAGGTGCATGACTTGGGACTGTATAAGATTCGCCCGTACAGCGAAGGTTGCGTGACGATACCTTTCGAGACCTATAAAACGGTGGCGAAGGTGATAAAGGCCCAAAGCAAACCGGTGATGATGTGGGTCTACGAGTGA